A single genomic interval of Polaribacter vadi harbors:
- the murC gene encoding UDP-N-acetylmuramate--L-alanine ligase, protein MNLESIHNVYFVGIGGIGMSAIARYFASVGKNVAGYDKTPSQITNDLQDLGVEIHFEDALKNIPISFLNKETTLVVYTPAVPKNHIEFNYFLDNNFTVLKRAAVLGKITGNTFCLAVAGTHGKTTTSSILGHIMKSVNATSFLGGIAENYNSNLILGEDKISVVEADEFDRSFLQLSPNIACITSMDADHLDIYGAAEALNESFFDFSQKVSDTLIVAKGLPLKGVTYAINEEADYKAFNLKIESGTYIFDVQTPSETIKNIEFHLPGNHNVMNALAALAMADVYGVSLEDIKQRLSTFKGVKRRFSYKIKTDNLVLIDDYAHHPTEINAVENSIREMYPDEKVLVVFQPHLFSRTRDFIDDFASALSKFDEILLLDIYPAREEPIANVNSEWLLSKIDNKQKKLVQKNNILKDIKKSVAKVVVMLGAGDIGVLINEVTNQLLKTQEDED, encoded by the coding sequence GTGAATTTAGAAAGTATACATAACGTCTATTTTGTCGGAATTGGAGGCATAGGAATGAGCGCAATTGCTCGTTATTTTGCGTCTGTTGGAAAAAATGTTGCTGGTTATGATAAAACACCTTCTCAAATTACAAATGATTTGCAAGATTTAGGTGTGGAAATTCATTTTGAAGATGCTTTAAAAAATATTCCGATTTCTTTCTTAAATAAGGAAACAACTTTGGTGGTTTATACGCCAGCAGTTCCAAAAAATCATATCGAATTCAATTATTTTTTAGATAATAATTTTACAGTTTTAAAAAGAGCTGCAGTTTTAGGTAAAATTACTGGCAATACATTTTGCTTAGCAGTTGCAGGTACACATGGAAAAACTACAACCTCTTCTATTTTAGGGCATATTATGAAATCCGTAAATGCAACTTCTTTTTTAGGCGGAATTGCAGAAAACTATAATTCTAATTTAATTTTAGGAGAAGATAAAATCTCGGTTGTAGAAGCAGATGAATTCGATAGATCTTTCTTGCAATTAAGCCCAAATATTGCTTGTATTACTTCTATGGATGCAGATCATTTGGATATTTATGGAGCAGCAGAAGCTTTAAATGAATCATTTTTTGATTTCTCTCAAAAAGTTTCTGATACTTTAATTGTTGCCAAAGGTTTGCCTTTAAAAGGAGTAACATATGCTATAAATGAAGAAGCAGATTATAAAGCTTTCAACTTAAAAATTGAAAGTGGTACATATATTTTTGATGTACAAACGCCATCAGAAACCATAAAAAATATCGAGTTTCATTTACCAGGAAATCACAATGTAATGAATGCTTTGGCTGCATTAGCAATGGCAGATGTTTATGGAGTTTCTTTAGAGGATATCAAACAACGTTTATCAACTTTTAAAGGTGTAAAACGTAGATTTTCTTATAAAATTAAAACCGATAATTTAGTTTTAATTGATGATTACGCACATCATCCAACAGAAATAAATGCCGTAGAAAATTCGATTCGAGAAATGTATCCTGATGAAAAAGTGTTGGTTGTTTTTCAGCCACATTTATTTTCTAGAACAAGAGATTTTATAGATGATTTTGCCAGTGCATTATCGAAATTTGATGAAATTTTGTTGTTGGATATTTATCCTGCAAGAGAAGAACCAATTGCGAATGTAAACTCTGAGTGGTTGTTGAGTAAGATTGATAATAAGCAGAAAAAATTAGTCCAAAAAAATAATATTTTAAAAGATATTAAAAAATCTGTTGCAAAAGTAGTAGTAATGTTAGGTGCAGGCGATATTGGAGTGCTTATTAATGAAGTAACAAATCAACTTTTAAAAACCCAAGAAGATGAAGATTAA
- a CDS encoding FtsW/RodA/SpoVE family cell cycle protein codes for MKTIFQHIKGDKTIWAIVAILAIFSFMPVYSASTNLVYVVGSGSTFGYLVKHMVLLIMGFAIIYGVHKIPYRYFSGGSVLMLPIVIILLVFTLMQGTTIGGANASRWINIPFVGIGFQTSTLAGLVLMVYVARYLAKNKEKEIRFKESLWQLWLPVFAVLILILPANFSTTAIIFTMILTLTFVGGYPIKYLGFILGVGILALAFFVLIAKAFPDAMPNRVQTWQNRIENFSDADNKEAYQVEKAKIAIATGGAVGVGPGKSIQKNFLPQSSSDFIFAIIIEEYGLAGGFIIVSIYFLLLFRIFVVIRKTTTIFGTLLVLGVGFPIIFQATINMAVATNLFPVTGQTLPLISSGGTSIWMTCFALGMILSVSASKQETEEDILDDNPLDILHETI; via the coding sequence ATGAAAACCATTTTTCAACATATAAAAGGAGATAAAACCATTTGGGCAATTGTGGCTATTTTGGCAATATTCTCATTTATGCCAGTATATAGCGCAAGCACAAACTTGGTATATGTTGTGGGTTCTGGATCTACTTTTGGATATTTAGTAAAGCACATGGTTTTACTAATTATGGGATTTGCGATTATTTATGGCGTTCATAAAATTCCTTATCGATATTTTTCTGGAGGTTCTGTTTTAATGTTGCCAATTGTAATTATTTTACTGGTTTTTACATTAATGCAAGGAACCACAATTGGTGGCGCAAATGCAAGTAGATGGATTAACATTCCGTTTGTAGGTATTGGTTTTCAAACATCAACTTTGGCAGGTTTAGTTTTAATGGTTTATGTGGCTAGATATTTAGCAAAAAATAAAGAAAAAGAAATTCGATTTAAAGAGAGTTTGTGGCAACTTTGGTTGCCAGTTTTTGCGGTTTTAATATTGATTTTACCCGCAAATTTCTCTACAACAGCTATCATTTTTACAATGATTTTAACGCTAACATTTGTAGGAGGATATCCAATAAAATATTTAGGATTTATTTTGGGAGTTGGTATTTTAGCATTGGCATTTTTTGTGTTGATAGCCAAAGCTTTTCCAGATGCAATGCCTAACAGAGTGCAGACTTGGCAAAACAGAATCGAGAATTTTTCTGATGCTGATAATAAAGAAGCGTATCAAGTTGAAAAAGCAAAAATAGCTATAGCAACAGGAGGTGCAGTTGGAGTTGGACCAGGAAAAAGTATTCAAAAGAACTTTTTACCACAATCTTCTTCCGATTTTATTTTTGCAATTATAATTGAAGAATATGGTTTAGCTGGCGGTTTTATAATCGTTTCAATTTATTTTTTATTACTCTTTAGAATCTTTGTAGTGATTAGAAAAACAACCACAATTTTTGGAACTTTATTAGTTTTAGGAGTTGGGTTCCCAATTATATTTCAGGCAACCATAAATATGGCAGTTGCTACGAATTTGTTTCCTGTAACTGGGCAAACCTTGCCACTAATTAGTAGTGGAGGAACCTCTATTTGGATGACTTGTTTTGCCTTAGGAATGATTTTAAGTGTAAGCGCTTCAAAGCAAGAAACAGAAGAAGATATTTTAGATGATAACCCTTTAGATATTTTGCATGAAACCATATAA
- the murG gene encoding undecaprenyldiphospho-muramoylpentapeptide beta-N-acetylglucosaminyltransferase gives MKPYNILISGGGTGGHIYPAIAIANEIKLRFPDANFLFVGAKDKMEMEKVPQAGYEIRGLWISGIQRKQLAKNFGFPFKMIDSLWRARRIIRQFKPDIAIGTGGFASGPTLIMASRRNIPTLIQEQNSYPGITNKLLSKRVAKICVAYDGLSRFFPIAKIVKTGNPVRQDLLQINAKVNEGKVFFNIDKKKKTILVLGGSLGARKINQLIESNLDFFKKQDVQLIWQCGKFYFEEYKKYDNLEHVQVHQFINKMDLAYAASDIIISRSGAGSVSELCIVGKPVIFIPSPNVAEDHQTKNAKSIADKQGAILLPESELETFPIIFETLLKDKGKQEHLSENINELALPGATTAIVNEIEKLLKK, from the coding sequence ATGAAACCATATAACATACTTATTTCTGGAGGAGGAACAGGAGGTCATATCTATCCTGCAATTGCAATCGCAAACGAAATAAAATTGCGTTTTCCTGATGCAAACTTTTTGTTTGTTGGTGCAAAAGATAAAATGGAAATGGAAAAAGTGCCTCAAGCAGGTTACGAAATTAGAGGCCTATGGATTTCTGGAATTCAAAGAAAACAATTAGCTAAAAATTTTGGATTTCCTTTTAAAATGATTGATAGTTTATGGAGAGCAAGAAGAATAATAAGACAATTTAAACCAGATATAGCTATTGGAACTGGTGGTTTTGCAAGCGGACCAACTTTAATAATGGCAAGCAGAAGAAATATACCAACATTAATACAAGAGCAAAATTCTTATCCAGGAATTACAAATAAATTATTGAGCAAACGTGTTGCTAAAATTTGTGTGGCTTATGATGGTTTATCTCGATTTTTTCCGATTGCGAAAATTGTAAAAACAGGAAATCCTGTTCGTCAAGATTTATTGCAGATAAATGCCAAAGTTAATGAAGGTAAAGTTTTTTTTAATATTGATAAAAAAAAGAAAACAATCTTAGTTTTAGGAGGAAGTTTAGGAGCAAGAAAAATAAATCAATTAATAGAAAGTAATCTAGATTTTTTTAAAAAGCAAGATGTGCAACTTATTTGGCAATGTGGTAAATTTTATTTTGAAGAGTATAAAAAATATGATAATTTAGAGCATGTTCAAGTGCATCAATTTATAAATAAGATGGATTTGGCGTATGCAGCTTCTGATATTATAATATCGAGATCAGGTGCAGGTTCAGTATCGGAATTGTGTATTGTTGGGAAGCCAGTAATTTTTATTCCATCACCAAATGTGGCAGAAGATCATCAAACAAAAAATGCAAAATCGATTGCAGATAAACAAGGGGCAATTTTATTGCCAGAAAGTGAGTTAGAAACATTTCCAATAATCTTTGAAACGTTATTAAAAGATAAAGGAAAGCAAGAACATTTATCAGAAAATATAAACGAATTAGCATTGCCTGGAGCAACAACAGCAATAGTAAATGAGATTGAAAAATTATTAAAAAAGTGA
- the mraY gene encoding phospho-N-acetylmuramoyl-pentapeptide-transferase, producing the protein MLYYLFEYLESQFSIPGASVFQFITFRAAAAFILSLLISAIYGKRIINYLQKKQVGETVRDLGLDGQKQKSGTPTMGGIIIILATLIPAVLLAKLDNIYIIILIITTVWMGLIGFLDDYIKVFKKDKDGLSGKFKILGQVGLGLIVGSMLYFNDDVVIKEQLPIDQQIVQENGRKQVFGEAHKSTKTTVPFFKNNELDYSKAFSFLGDGYEKYGWIVFIFITVFIVTGVSNGANLTDGIDGLAAGSSAIIVVTLAVFAWVSGNIIFADYLDVMYIPNSGEMTVFILAFAGALIGFLWYNTYPAQVFMGDTGSLTIGGIIAVIAISIRKELLLPILAGIFVIENLSVIMQVSWFKYTKKKFGEGRRIFKMSPLHHHYQKLSYHESKIVVRFWIVGILLAVFTIATLKLR; encoded by the coding sequence ATGCTATATTATTTATTTGAATATTTAGAAAGTCAGTTTAGTATTCCTGGTGCAAGTGTGTTTCAGTTTATCACATTTAGAGCAGCAGCAGCATTTATTTTGTCTTTGTTAATTTCTGCAATTTATGGAAAAAGAATCATCAACTACTTGCAAAAAAAACAAGTTGGAGAAACTGTAAGAGATTTAGGTTTAGATGGTCAAAAACAAAAATCTGGTACACCAACAATGGGTGGAATCATTATTATTTTGGCAACATTAATTCCTGCAGTTTTATTGGCAAAGTTGGATAATATTTATATCATCATTCTAATCATTACCACAGTTTGGATGGGTTTAATTGGTTTTTTAGATGATTATATAAAGGTATTTAAAAAAGATAAAGACGGTTTAAGTGGTAAGTTTAAAATTTTAGGGCAAGTTGGTTTGGGTTTAATTGTTGGGTCGATGTTATATTTTAATGATGATGTTGTTATCAAAGAACAATTACCAATTGATCAACAAATTGTTCAAGAAAATGGCAGAAAGCAAGTTTTTGGCGAAGCTCATAAATCAACAAAAACAACGGTTCCTTTCTTTAAAAATAACGAACTAGATTATTCAAAAGCTTTTAGTTTTTTAGGAGATGGTTATGAAAAATATGGTTGGATTGTTTTCATTTTTATAACTGTTTTTATTGTAACAGGAGTTTCAAATGGAGCCAATTTAACAGATGGAATTGATGGTTTAGCAGCAGGTTCATCAGCAATTATTGTGGTAACACTAGCTGTTTTTGCTTGGGTTTCTGGAAACATCATTTTCGCAGATTATTTGGATGTCATGTACATTCCTAATTCTGGAGAAATGACGGTTTTTATACTTGCTTTTGCTGGAGCTTTAATTGGGTTTTTGTGGTACAACACCTATCCTGCTCAAGTTTTTATGGGTGATACAGGGAGTTTAACCATTGGTGGAATTATAGCTGTAATTGCAATTTCAATCAGAAAAGAATTATTACTACCAATTTTAGCTGGGATTTTTGTCATTGAAAACTTATCTGTAATCATGCAAGTTTCTTGGTTTAAATACACGAAAAAGAAATTTGGTGAAGGAAGACGAATTTTTAAAATGTCGCCTTTGCATCATCATTATCAAAAATTAAGTTATCACGAAAGTAAAATTGTAGTTCGTTTTTGGATTGTTGGAATTTTACTAGCAGTTTTTACGATTGCAACTCTAAAATTGAGATAA
- a CDS encoding cell division protein FtsQ/DivIB, translating to MKIKRFLKYMLFLVLIGCLSFLYSFSSIRNQQKKVTEIIVEFEDGDNNFLTHAMVNKLLIQNQETVQNQAKSVIDLYNLENNVSKNPYVEKAAVFLTVQGVLKSVIKQRTPVARVINKNDSYYIDKEGVKVPLSDNYSARVLLVSGVKDEDDVSEILPLIDTILKDNFLRKEVVGIEKSDANEYQFSVRSGNYKIDFGNLTEVDVKFKKLKAFYNKTFEDETIQIYKTINVKYHNQVVCTK from the coding sequence ATGAAGATTAAAAGGTTTTTAAAATATATGCTATTTCTAGTGTTAATAGGTTGTTTGAGCTTTTTGTATAGTTTTTCATCTATCAGAAATCAACAGAAAAAAGTAACAGAAATAATTGTTGAATTTGAAGATGGAGATAACAATTTTTTGACGCATGCTATGGTTAATAAATTGTTAATACAAAATCAAGAAACAGTACAAAACCAAGCAAAATCTGTAATAGATTTATACAATCTAGAGAATAATGTTTCTAAGAACCCTTATGTTGAAAAGGCTGCCGTTTTTTTAACAGTTCAGGGTGTGTTAAAATCTGTTATAAAACAACGAACTCCAGTAGCAAGAGTTATTAACAAAAATGATTCTTATTACATTGATAAAGAAGGAGTAAAAGTGCCTTTGTCAGATAATTATTCAGCAAGAGTATTGTTGGTTTCTGGCGTAAAAGATGAAGATGATGTTAGTGAAATATTACCTTTAATAGATACAATTTTAAAGGATAATTTTTTACGAAAAGAAGTTGTTGGTATTGAAAAATCTGACGCTAATGAGTATCAATTTTCCGTGAGAAGTGGAAACTATAAAATCGATTTTGGTAATTTAACTGAAGTTGATGTGAAATTTAAAAAATTAAAAGCGTTTTATAATAAAACATTTGAAGACGAAACGATTCAAATTTATAAAACAATAAATGTAAAATATCACAACCAAGTTGTGTGCACTAAATAA
- a CDS encoding UDP-N-acetylmuramoyl-L-alanyl-D-glutamate--2,6-diaminopimelate ligase: MKNLQDILYKVAIKQVFGNTNMDVNHLVFDSRKAENNDVFVAQKGVQVDGHLYIDKAISSGASVIICEDFPNDKKEGVSYIQVADANVALAIMAANFYENPSTKFPVVGVTGTNGKTTIASLLYQLFHKAGYKVGLLSTVKILVDETEFKATHTTPDSLTINKYLDMMLEAGVEYCFMEVSSHGIHQKRTEGLTFAGGIFTNLSHDHLDYHETFAEYRDVKKSFFDSLPKSAFALTNIDDKNGNFMLQNTVAKKYSYALKTVGDYKTRILEKQLSGTLISVDGTEVWTKLIGVFNIYNLTAIIATADLLGLEKLEILTIVSQLESVNGRFQYIISDDGVTAIVDYAHTPDALKNVLETINDIITNNEKVITVVGCGGDRDKTKRPKMAHIASQLSNQVIFTSDNPRTENAQTILDEMEVGVSPENYKKTLTVLDRKQAIKTACKLSEPGDIILIAGKGHENYQEINGVRAHFDDLEEVTNCFNQLKKN; encoded by the coding sequence CTGAAGAATTTACAAGACATATTATATAAGGTTGCCATCAAACAAGTATTTGGAAATACAAATATGGATGTAAACCACCTTGTTTTCGACTCTAGAAAAGCTGAGAATAACGATGTTTTTGTAGCGCAAAAAGGCGTTCAGGTAGATGGTCATTTATACATTGATAAAGCGATTTCTTCAGGTGCAAGTGTAATTATTTGTGAAGATTTTCCAAATGATAAAAAAGAAGGAGTTAGTTATATTCAAGTTGCTGATGCAAATGTTGCTTTGGCAATAATGGCTGCTAATTTTTATGAAAATCCATCAACAAAATTTCCAGTAGTTGGGGTTACAGGTACTAATGGAAAAACAACAATAGCTTCACTTTTATATCAATTATTTCACAAAGCAGGTTATAAAGTAGGTTTGTTATCAACTGTAAAAATTTTAGTTGATGAAACCGAATTTAAAGCTACACATACAACTCCAGATTCTTTAACTATCAATAAATATTTAGATATGATGTTGGAAGCTGGTGTAGAATACTGTTTTATGGAAGTGAGTTCGCATGGAATTCATCAAAAAAGAACAGAAGGTTTAACGTTTGCTGGCGGAATTTTTACCAATCTTTCTCACGATCATTTAGATTATCATGAAACGTTTGCAGAATACAGAGATGTAAAAAAATCGTTTTTTGATAGTTTGCCAAAATCGGCATTTGCGTTAACGAATATCGATGATAAAAATGGCAACTTTATGTTGCAAAACACGGTTGCAAAAAAATATAGTTACGCTTTAAAAACGGTTGGAGATTATAAAACTAGAATTTTAGAAAAACAACTTTCAGGTACTTTAATTTCTGTGGATGGCACTGAAGTTTGGACCAAATTAATTGGTGTTTTTAATATCTATAATTTAACTGCAATTATAGCAACTGCTGATTTATTAGGATTAGAAAAACTAGAAATCTTAACGATTGTAAGTCAGTTAGAAAGTGTAAATGGGCGTTTTCAATATATAATTTCAGACGATGGAGTTACAGCAATTGTAGATTATGCTCACACTCCAGATGCATTAAAAAATGTGTTAGAAACTATCAACGATATTATAACCAACAACGAAAAAGTGATTACAGTTGTAGGTTGTGGAGGTGATAGAGATAAAACCAAAAGACCAAAAATGGCACATATTGCTTCGCAATTAAGCAATCAAGTTATTTTCACGTCAGACAATCCAAGAACAGAAAACGCTCAAACCATTTTAGATGAAATGGAAGTGGGAGTTTCTCCAGAAAACTATAAAAAAACACTCACAGTTTTAGATAGAAAACAAGCAATTAAAACTGCTTGCAAGTTATCGGAACCTGGAGATATTATATTGATTGCAGGAAAAGGACATGAGAATTATCAAGAAATAAACGGAGTTCGCGCTCATTTTGATGATTTAGAAGAAGTTACAAATTGTTTCAATCAACTAAAAAAGAACTAG
- the murD gene encoding UDP-N-acetylmuramoyl-L-alanine--D-glutamate ligase, whose product MNNQDKYKAEKKSSFEGFRKLIILGGGESGVGTAILGKQKGYKVFVSDRGEISKKYKEVLLNNEIDFEENQHTESKILTADVVMKSPGIPDKAELVQKLLKKSIPVISEIEFAAQFTKAKIIGITGSNGKTTTTLLVHHILKSAGLNVGVAGNIGDSFAKQVAENDFENYVLEISSFQLDGIEKFNSHIAILTNITPDHLDRYEYDFNKYIESKFRITKNQKATDYLIYDADDEVINNWLKENKTQAKLVPFSLEKELEYGAYIKDNNIIININKDKINMPISTLSIKGKHNTKNAMASAMAAQLLSVRRDFIKESLSNFEGAEHRLENVAKVNDVEYINDSKATNVNATFYALECMDKTTIWIVGGVDKGNDYNDLLPLVREKVKAIVCLGVDNDKIKNTFGNVVDIIVETAGAEEAVKVSHKLAERGETVLLSPACASFDLFENYEDRGRQFKKAVRNL is encoded by the coding sequence ATGAATAACCAAGATAAATATAAAGCTGAGAAAAAGTCCTCTTTTGAAGGGTTTAGGAAGCTTATTATTCTTGGTGGAGGAGAAAGTGGTGTTGGTACAGCCATTTTAGGAAAACAAAAAGGATACAAAGTTTTTGTTTCTGACAGAGGAGAAATATCAAAAAAATATAAAGAAGTTCTTTTAAATAACGAGATCGATTTTGAGGAAAATCAACATACAGAAAGCAAAATTTTAACTGCTGATGTTGTGATGAAGAGTCCTGGAATTCCTGATAAAGCTGAGTTAGTTCAAAAATTGTTAAAAAAATCAATTCCTGTGATTTCAGAAATTGAGTTTGCAGCACAATTTACAAAGGCTAAAATTATAGGAATTACAGGATCTAATGGAAAAACAACGACAACATTATTAGTGCATCATATTTTAAAAAGTGCAGGATTAAATGTGGGAGTTGCAGGAAATATTGGAGACAGTTTTGCAAAACAAGTTGCAGAAAATGATTTCGAAAATTATGTGTTAGAAATTAGCAGTTTTCAGTTAGATGGAATTGAAAAGTTCAATAGTCATATTGCAATTTTAACCAATATAACTCCAGATCATTTAGATAGATATGAGTATGATTTTAATAAATACATCGAATCAAAATTTAGAATAACAAAAAACCAAAAAGCAACTGATTATCTAATTTATGATGCAGATGATGAAGTTATCAATAATTGGTTAAAAGAAAATAAAACACAAGCAAAATTAGTTCCGTTTTCGCTTGAAAAAGAATTAGAGTATGGAGCGTATATCAAAGACAACAATATTATTATCAATATAAATAAAGACAAAATTAATATGCCAATATCAACTTTATCAATTAAAGGAAAACACAATACTAAGAATGCAATGGCTTCAGCAATGGCTGCTCAATTATTAAGCGTTAGAAGAGATTTTATAAAAGAGAGTTTGTCAAATTTTGAAGGTGCAGAACATCGTTTAGAAAATGTAGCAAAAGTTAATGATGTAGAGTATATAAACGACTCTAAAGCAACCAATGTAAACGCAACTTTTTATGCTTTAGAATGCATGGATAAAACCACAATTTGGATTGTTGGTGGTGTTGATAAAGGAAATGATTATAATGATTTATTGCCTTTGGTTAGAGAAAAAGTAAAAGCAATTGTGTGTTTAGGTGTTGATAATGATAAAATTAAAAATACGTTTGGGAATGTAGTAGATATTATTGTGGAAACTGCTGGTGCAGAAGAAGCTGTAAAAGTATCTCATAAATTGGCAGAAAGAGGAGAAACAGTTTTATTGTCTCCTGCTTGTGCAAGTTTTGATTTATTTGAAAATTACGAAGATAGAGGTCGTCAATTTAAAAAAGCGGTTAGAAATCTTTAA